Proteins from a genomic interval of Thunnus thynnus chromosome 5, fThuThy2.1, whole genome shotgun sequence:
- the mgat4c gene encoding alpha-1,3-mannosyl-glycoprotein 4-beta-N-acetylglucosaminyltransferase C: protein MRLVWKSLDKMRCLRKRSTIPFLGFLITFLLFLNLYIEDGYVLEEDKRQLRETSVHPPSSERYVHTFRDLSNFSGTINVTYRYLAGTPLNRKKYLTIGLSSVKRKRGNYLLETIKSIFDQSSYEEMKEIVVVVHLADFDLVWCENLVQEITRKFAHHIIAGRLLVIQAPEEYYPSLDGLKRNYNDPEDRVRFRSKQNVDYAFLLNFCTNLSHFYMMLEDDVRCSRNFLTALKKVITSREGSYWVMLEFSKLGYIGKLYHSRDLPRLAHFLLMFYQEMPCDWLLIHFRGLLAQKDVIRFKPSLFQHMGYYSSYKGAENKLKDDDFEEDSIDIPDNPPASLYTNINVFENYDATKAYSTVDEYFWGKPPSTGDFFVIVFNKSTKISKIKIATGSDDRQNDILHHGALEVGEKLVGTKKGKQCSSYITLGEFKNGNIEVQDVDHKIAFDIECVRIVVTASQKEWLIIRSISLWTTQPPSQ, encoded by the exons ATGAGGCTGGTGTGGAAATCCCTGGACAAGATGAGGTGTCTGAGGAAACGCTCCACTATTCCCTTCCTCGGCTTCCTCAtcaccttcctcctcttccttaaCCTCTACATTGAAGACGGCTACGTGCTG GAAGAGGATAAAAGGCAGCTCAGGGAAACGTCAGTCCACCCGCCGAGCTCAGAACGATACGTTCACACCTTCAGAGACCTCAGTAATTTCTCTGGAACCATTAATGTCACGTATCGTTATCTCGCTGGAACCCCGCTGAACCGCAAGA AGTATCTCACCATTGGACTGTCATcagtcaaaagaaaaagagggaactACCTTCTGGAGACGATCAAATCCATCTTTGATCAGTCCAgttatgaggaaatgaaagagaTTGTGGTTGTGGTCCATCTGGCAGACTTTGACCTGGTCTGGTGTGAGAACCTGGTGCAAGAAATCACCAGGAAGTTTGCCCACCACATCATAGCCGGACGCCTCCTGGTGATCCAGGCTCCGGAGGAATACTATCCATCTCTGGATGGGTTGAAAAGGAACTACAATGATCCAGAGGACAGAGTCCGTTTCCGCTCTAAGCAGAACGTAGACTACGCTTTCCTCCTCAACTTCTGCACAAACCTCTCTCACTTCTACATGATGCTAGAAGACGACGTCCGCTGCTCCAGGAACTTCCTGACGGCGCTGAAGAAGGTGATCACCTCCCGAGAAGGTTCCTACTGGGTGATGCTGGAGTTCTCCAAGCTGGGCTACATCGGGAAGCTGTACCACTCCAGAGACCTGCCACGTCTGGCTCATTTCCTCCTGATGTTCTATCAGGAAATGCCCTGCGACTGGCTCCTCATCCACTTCAGGGGTCTGCTGGCCCAGAAGGACGTGATCCGCTTCAAGCCCTCGCTGTTCCAGCACATGGGCTACTACTCCTCGTACAAAGGAGCAGAGAACAAGCTGAAGGACGACGACTTCGAGGAAGACTCCATAGACATTCCTGACAACCCTCCTGCCAGCCTTTACACAAACATCAACGTCTTTGAAAACTATGATGCCACCAAGGCTTATAGCACTGTGGATGAATACTTCTGGGGGAAGCCTCCTTCTACTGGAGACTTCTTTGTCATAGTCTTTAATAAATCCACCAAAATTAGTAAAATTAAGATTGCTACTGGTTCTGACGACCGACAGAATGATATTCTTCACCACGGAGCTCTGGAAGTAGGAGAAAAACTAGTCGGGACTAAGAAAGGGAAACAGTGTTCCTCATATATCACATTAGGGGAGTTTAAAAACGGCAACATCGAGGTTCAAGATGTAGACCACAAGATTGCCTTTGACATTGAGTGTGTGCGCATTGTGGTGACAGCCAGTCAGAAAGAATGGCTCATTATTAGAAGTATAAGTTTATGGACTACACAACCCCCCAGCCAATGA